The Streptomyces cynarae genome contains a region encoding:
- a CDS encoding SixA phosphatase family protein: MSTPAGQGPLRRLVVLRHAKSAWPEGVPDHERPLAARGLRDAPAAGRALAEADWLPDLALCSTAVRARQTWELASAQWGTPPPVRLQRRLYAADVPDLLDAVREVPAVVRTLLLIGHNPGLAELVLELAGDGLDDTLDRVRTKFPTAAIAVLAWHGPAWEALTLGAALLTDVVVARGRKPK, from the coding sequence ATGAGCACCCCGGCCGGGCAGGGTCCGCTGCGCAGGCTCGTCGTGCTGCGGCACGCCAAGTCCGCCTGGCCCGAGGGCGTCCCCGACCACGAACGGCCGCTCGCGGCGCGCGGCCTCCGGGACGCCCCGGCCGCCGGGCGCGCGCTCGCCGAGGCCGACTGGCTGCCCGACCTCGCCCTGTGCTCGACCGCGGTCCGCGCCCGCCAGACCTGGGAGCTGGCCTCGGCCCAGTGGGGCACACCACCGCCCGTACGACTCCAGCGGCGGCTGTACGCCGCCGACGTCCCCGATCTGCTGGACGCCGTGCGCGAAGTGCCCGCCGTCGTGCGGACGTTGCTGCTGATCGGGCACAACCCGGGGCTCGCCGAACTGGTGCTGGAACTCGCCGGGGACGGCCTGGACGACACGCTCGACCGGGTCCGCACCAAGTTCCCCACCGCGGCCATCGCCGTCCTCGCCTGGCACGGCCCGGCCTGGGAGGCGCTGACCCTCGGCGCGGCGCTCCTCACGGACGTGGTCGTGGCGCGCGGGAGGAAGCC
- a CDS encoding CoA-binding protein, protein MYGDSATIRKILTELGDTWAVVGLSTNQRRPAYGVAAVLQRFGKRIVPVHPKAETVHGEQGYPSLDAIPFPVDVVDVFVNSDLAGPVADEAVAIGAKAVWFQLGVIDEQAYERTRAAGLEMVMDRCPAIEIPSLR, encoded by the coding sequence GTGTACGGCGACTCAGCAACGATCCGCAAGATCCTCACCGAGCTGGGCGACACGTGGGCGGTCGTGGGGCTGTCCACCAACCAGCGCCGGCCGGCCTACGGGGTCGCCGCCGTCCTTCAGCGCTTCGGCAAGCGTATCGTGCCGGTCCATCCCAAGGCCGAGACGGTCCACGGCGAGCAGGGCTACCCCTCGCTGGACGCGATCCCATTCCCGGTCGACGTCGTCGACGTCTTCGTCAACTCCGACCTGGCGGGTCCGGTCGCCGACGAAGCGGTCGCGATCGGCGCCAAGGCCGTCTGGTTCCAGCTGGGCGTCATCGACGAGCAGGCGTACGAGCGCACCCGCGCGGCCGGCCTTGAGATGGTCATGGACCGCTGCCCGGCCATCGAGATCCCTTCCCTGCGCTGA
- a CDS encoding ABC transporter permease, which produces MSEAPAAPHPASADRAHPADLDLLVAPPRARTGFRVLPARVGAMCAVELQKLRHDRTELYTRAVQPALWLLIFGETFTRIRAIPTGGIPYLDYLAPGIIAQSAMFIAIFYGIMIIWERDSGILTKLLVTPTPRAALIAGKAFAAGVKALVQAVVVVLIAALLGVALTWNPLRLLGVAVAVVLGSAFFSCLSMTIAGIVLTRDRLMGIGQAITMPLFFGSNALYPVHVMPGWLQAISKVNPLSYQVDALRGLLLGTPSHLLTDFLVLLVAAAVGITSASSLLGRLAR; this is translated from the coding sequence ATGTCCGAAGCACCCGCCGCACCGCATCCCGCGTCGGCTGACCGCGCCCACCCGGCGGACCTCGACCTGCTGGTGGCCCCACCGCGGGCCCGCACCGGCTTCAGGGTGCTGCCCGCCCGGGTCGGCGCCATGTGCGCCGTCGAGCTGCAGAAGCTGCGCCACGACCGCACCGAGTTGTACACCCGGGCGGTCCAGCCGGCGCTGTGGCTGCTGATCTTCGGGGAGACGTTCACGCGGATCCGGGCGATCCCCACCGGCGGCATCCCCTACCTCGACTACCTCGCGCCCGGGATCATCGCCCAGTCCGCGATGTTCATCGCGATCTTCTACGGCATCATGATCATCTGGGAGCGGGACTCCGGGATCCTCACCAAGCTGCTGGTCACTCCGACCCCGCGGGCCGCGCTGATCGCCGGAAAGGCCTTCGCCGCCGGAGTGAAGGCGCTGGTCCAGGCGGTCGTGGTGGTCCTGATCGCGGCGCTGCTCGGGGTCGCGCTGACCTGGAACCCGCTGCGGCTGCTGGGTGTCGCGGTGGCCGTCGTCCTCGGCTCTGCCTTCTTCTCCTGCCTGTCCATGACGATCGCCGGCATCGTCCTGACCCGGGACCGCCTCATGGGCATCGGCCAGGCGATCACGATGCCGCTGTTCTTCGGCTCCAACGCCCTCTACCCGGTGCACGTCATGCCCGGCTGGCTCCAGGCCATCAGCAAGGTCAACCCCCTGAGCTACCAGGTCGACGCCCTGCGCGGCCTGCTCCTCGGCACGCCCTCCCACCTGCTCACCGACTTCCTGGTGCTGCTGGTGGCGGCGGCCGTGGGCATCACCTCGGCATCGTCGCTGCTGGGACGTCTGGCCCGCTGA
- a CDS encoding ABC transporter ATP-binding protein produces the protein MTRNTTDGKAPAVDAVTCAGLRYSFGETNAVDGLDLSVRDGEVFGLLGPNGAGKTTAIRCMTTLLPVPAGMVRVFGHDATRERMAVRRLLGYVPQQLSADAGLTGRENVALFARVFDVSRNERARRVDQALAAVDLTAAADRLAKTYSGGMVRRLELAQALVSAPRLLILDEPTIGLDPIARTNVWEHINAVRAATGMTVLVTTHYMDEADQYCDRVALMHRGRVRALGTPEELRSGLAQRLGTEGPLPTLEDVFRDVAGSGLDDQSGDFRDVRSTRRTASRVG, from the coding sequence ATGACGCGGAACACGACGGACGGCAAGGCCCCGGCAGTCGACGCCGTCACCTGTGCCGGGCTGCGTTACTCCTTCGGGGAGACCAACGCGGTCGACGGGTTGGACCTCTCCGTCCGCGACGGTGAGGTCTTCGGACTGCTCGGCCCCAACGGCGCGGGCAAGACCACCGCCATCCGCTGCATGACCACACTCCTGCCGGTCCCGGCCGGCATGGTGCGCGTCTTCGGTCACGACGCGACGCGTGAACGCATGGCCGTACGGCGCCTGCTGGGCTACGTACCGCAGCAGCTCTCCGCCGACGCCGGGCTCACCGGCCGGGAGAACGTCGCCCTGTTCGCCCGTGTCTTCGACGTCTCCCGCAACGAGCGTGCCCGCCGCGTGGACCAGGCCCTCGCCGCCGTCGACCTCACCGCCGCGGCCGACCGGCTCGCTAAGACGTACTCCGGCGGCATGGTCCGTCGGCTGGAACTCGCCCAGGCGCTGGTCAGCGCGCCGCGGCTGCTGATCCTCGACGAGCCCACCATCGGCCTCGACCCCATCGCCCGGACCAACGTGTGGGAGCACATCAACGCCGTACGCGCCGCCACCGGCATGACCGTCCTCGTCACCACCCACTACATGGACGAGGCCGACCAGTACTGCGACCGCGTCGCCCTGATGCACCGCGGCCGCGTTCGCGCCCTCGGCACCCCCGAGGAGCTGCGGAGCGGCCTCGCGCAGCGGCTCGGCACCGAAGGCCCGCTGCCGACGCTGGAGGACGTCTTCCGTGACGTCGCCGGCAGCGGACTCGACGACCAGTCAGGAGACTTCCGCGATGTCCGAAGCACCCGCCGCACCGCATCCCGCGTCGGCTGA
- a CDS encoding MarR family winged helix-turn-helix transcriptional regulator, with the protein MEPERLADDLVAALIGVQRLIRRRVRGGMAAPPLRGAEVELLRLVVERPGIGVSDAAKELYLAGNSVSTLVKHLVRDGYLIRETDPADRRAARLLPTEAARARLHDWRERRAALVRGQVARLDEADRKALEVALPALRKLAENLHEEAEET; encoded by the coding sequence GTGGAACCGGAAAGGCTCGCCGACGACCTGGTGGCCGCGCTGATCGGAGTACAGCGGCTGATCCGCCGACGCGTGCGCGGAGGGATGGCCGCGCCGCCGCTGCGCGGAGCCGAGGTCGAACTGCTGCGCCTGGTGGTGGAACGGCCGGGCATCGGAGTGTCGGACGCCGCCAAGGAGCTCTACCTGGCGGGCAACTCGGTCTCCACGCTCGTCAAGCACCTGGTCCGCGACGGCTATCTGATCCGTGAGACGGACCCCGCCGACCGGCGGGCCGCGCGCCTGCTGCCCACCGAGGCGGCCAGGGCACGGCTGCACGACTGGCGCGAGCGGCGCGCGGCACTCGTACGCGGCCAGGTGGCCCGCCTCGACGAGGCGGACCGCAAGGCGCTCGAGGTGGCCCTCCCGGCCCTGCGCAAGCTGGCGGAGAACCTGCACGAGGAGGCGGAGGAGACATGA
- a CDS encoding cation diffusion facilitator family transporter, producing MSGHGHEHGAGDHSGHSHGVSADADRRWLGLALGLITVFMAAEVAVGIVAGSLALLSDAAHMLTDAASIVLALIAMRLAARPARGGFTYGLKRAEILSAQANGLTLFLLGGWLAYEAVRRLIAPPQVEGGLMLATALTGIVVNVAATYCISKANRTSLNVEGAYQHVLNDLFAFIGTAIAALVVVLTGFERADPIATLVVVALMAKAAYGLLRDSGRIFLEAAPADVDPDALGDRLVARPGVVEVHDLHVWQITSGQAALSAHVLVEPGGDCHAVRRDLEEVLRHDYRITHTTLQVDHAPEQVLQVALPGDRSTADDAAHCDAPHGPVHREEPHHH from the coding sequence ATGAGCGGTCACGGTCATGAACACGGAGCGGGGGACCACTCCGGGCACTCCCACGGCGTGTCGGCGGACGCAGACCGCCGCTGGCTGGGCCTCGCCCTCGGCCTGATCACCGTGTTCATGGCGGCCGAGGTGGCCGTCGGCATCGTCGCCGGCTCCCTGGCGCTGCTCTCCGACGCGGCCCACATGCTCACCGACGCCGCGTCCATCGTCCTCGCCCTCATCGCGATGCGGCTGGCCGCCCGCCCGGCCCGCGGCGGCTTCACCTACGGCCTCAAACGCGCGGAGATCCTCTCCGCCCAGGCGAACGGCCTGACCCTGTTTCTGCTGGGCGGCTGGCTGGCGTACGAGGCCGTACGACGCCTGATCGCGCCGCCCCAGGTGGAGGGCGGCCTCATGCTGGCCACCGCGCTCACCGGGATCGTCGTGAACGTGGCCGCGACCTACTGCATCTCGAAGGCCAACCGCACCTCGCTGAACGTCGAGGGCGCCTATCAGCATGTGCTGAACGACCTGTTCGCCTTCATCGGCACCGCGATCGCCGCGCTCGTCGTCGTCCTGACCGGCTTCGAGCGCGCCGACCCGATCGCCACGCTGGTGGTCGTCGCGCTGATGGCGAAGGCCGCGTACGGGCTGCTGCGCGACTCCGGCCGCATCTTCCTGGAGGCCGCGCCCGCCGACGTCGACCCGGACGCGCTCGGCGACCGGCTGGTCGCCCGGCCGGGCGTCGTCGAGGTGCACGACCTGCACGTCTGGCAGATCACCTCCGGCCAGGCCGCGCTGTCCGCGCACGTCCTGGTCGAACCCGGCGGTGACTGCCACGCCGTGCGCCGCGACCTGGAGGAGGTGCTGCGCCACGACTACCGCATCACCCACACCACCCTCCAGGTCGACCACGCCCCCGAACAGGTCCTCCAGGTGGCCCTGCCCGGCGACCGGAGCACCGCGGACGACGCCGCGCACTGCGACGCCCCGCACGGCCCGGTGCACCGGGAGGAACCTCACCACCACTGA
- a CDS encoding TetR/AcrR family transcriptional regulator — MTEPLPPLLPPPPDADAPTDLALMPTGETARLRADAARNRTRLLEVAARLAADRGIANVTMEDIACGAGVGKGTVFRRFGDRMGLMVELLSHHEEKLQAAFLSGPPPLGPGAPARERLRAFGAAVIRHEHTNRDLYLAAHMDANRQRATPPYQLRLVHVCMLLREARADGDTELVAHTLLGYLETALVDHLLTRRGMSLERVEAGWCDLVDQYTSRCTGRCTG, encoded by the coding sequence ATGACCGAGCCGCTCCCGCCTCTGCTGCCGCCCCCGCCCGACGCCGACGCGCCGACCGACCTCGCCCTCATGCCCACCGGCGAGACCGCCCGGCTGCGCGCCGACGCCGCCCGCAACCGCACGCGTCTGCTGGAGGTCGCGGCCCGCCTGGCCGCGGACCGCGGCATCGCGAACGTGACCATGGAGGACATCGCCTGCGGCGCGGGCGTCGGCAAGGGCACCGTCTTCCGGCGGTTCGGCGATCGCATGGGCCTGATGGTGGAGTTGCTCAGCCACCACGAGGAGAAGCTCCAGGCCGCCTTCCTCTCCGGACCGCCGCCGCTCGGTCCGGGCGCGCCCGCCCGGGAGCGGCTGCGTGCGTTCGGTGCGGCCGTCATTCGCCATGAGCACACTAACCGTGACCTGTATCTGGCCGCCCACATGGACGCGAACCGCCAGCGCGCGACTCCCCCGTACCAGCTCCGGCTGGTACACGTGTGCATGCTGCTGCGCGAGGCACGGGCGGACGGCGACACCGAACTCGTCGCGCACACGTTGCTCGGCTACCTGGAGACGGCACTGGTCGACCACCTGCTGACCCGCCGCGGGATGTCCCTGGAGCGGGTCGAGGCCGGCTGGTGCGACCTGGTGGACCAGTACACGAGCCGATGTACCGGCCGATGTACGGGCTGA
- a CDS encoding NAD(P)H-dependent oxidoreductase translates to MSVRILALVGSLRAGSHNRQLAEAAAKHAPEGVEVVLHEGLGQVPFYNEDIDVEGTVPEAATALRNAAAQADALLLFSPEYNGTIPAVLKNAIDWLSRPYGAGALTGKPVAVVGTAFGQYGGVWAQDETRKAVGIAGAHVVEDAKLSIPGSVTRFAETHPADDAEVVEGLTKVIEQLSQAQPVAA, encoded by the coding sequence ATGTCTGTTCGTATCCTCGCCCTGGTCGGCAGCCTTCGTGCCGGTTCCCACAACCGTCAGCTCGCCGAGGCCGCCGCGAAGCACGCCCCCGAGGGCGTCGAGGTGGTGCTGCACGAGGGTCTGGGCCAGGTGCCCTTCTACAACGAGGACATCGACGTCGAGGGCACCGTCCCCGAGGCCGCGACCGCGCTGCGCAACGCCGCCGCCCAGGCCGACGCGCTGCTGCTCTTCTCGCCCGAGTACAACGGCACCATCCCCGCCGTCCTGAAGAACGCGATCGACTGGCTGTCCCGCCCGTACGGCGCCGGCGCCCTGACCGGCAAGCCGGTCGCCGTCGTGGGCACCGCCTTCGGCCAGTACGGCGGCGTGTGGGCGCAGGACGAGACCCGCAAGGCCGTGGGCATCGCCGGCGCCCACGTCGTCGAGGACGCCAAGCTGTCCATCCCCGGCTCCGTGACCCGCTTCGCCGAGACCCACCCGGCGGACGACGCCGAGGTCGTCGAGGGCCTGACCAAGGTCATCGAGCAGCTCTCTCAGGCCCAGCCGGTCGCCGCCTGA
- a CDS encoding ArsR/SmtB family transcription factor, with amino-acid sequence MSARMHLSSAQDAQPRTDGTVADGHPRTPAEEQFALAAELLALLGDRTRLALLHALSGGEADVSTLTEACGAARPAVSQHLARLRLAGLVDTRKEGRRVIYSLRDGHLRRVVDEALSLADHRLTDSPAHD; translated from the coding sequence ATGAGCGCACGCATGCACCTATCATCTGCGCAGGATGCGCAGCCGCGCACGGACGGCACGGTCGCCGACGGCCATCCCCGCACTCCCGCGGAGGAGCAGTTCGCGCTGGCGGCCGAGCTGTTGGCGCTGCTGGGCGACCGCACCCGCCTCGCCCTGCTGCACGCCCTGAGCGGCGGCGAGGCCGACGTCTCGACGCTCACCGAGGCGTGCGGTGCGGCCCGGCCCGCCGTGAGCCAGCACCTGGCGCGGCTTCGGCTGGCGGGCCTGGTCGACACGCGCAAGGAAGGCCGCCGAGTGATCTACTCGCTGCGCGACGGCCATCTGCGCCGGGTCGTGGACGAGGCCCTCAGCCTGGCCGACCACCGGCTCACCGACAGTCCGGCGCACGACTGA
- a CDS encoding cation diffusion facilitator family transporter, producing the protein MRDEHAGRERVGHRHAGDGHVRHEHGLTHTHGRHAHPHDHPQSHPHGHDHEPAHGLLSRLRHLLTPHSHETADKLDTALESSARGLRALWASLAVLGATALAQAVVVVLSGSVALLGDTVHNAADALTAVPLGIAFVLGRRAATRRFTYGYGRAEDLAGIVVVLTIAASAAFAAWTAVERLLDPRPVQHVPVVAVAAVIGFAGNEWVARHRIRVGRAIGSAALVADGLHARTDGFTSLAVLVGAGGAALGWQLADPIVGLAITAAIALVLRDAAREVFRRVLDAVDPALVDRAERAVAEVPGVREVGELRLRWIGHRLRAEVAVVVDGEVSVRRAHAIAVEAEHALLHAVPRLTAALVHADPAPAPGEADPHLALAHHARS; encoded by the coding sequence ATGAGAGACGAGCACGCGGGGCGCGAACGGGTGGGGCACCGGCACGCAGGAGACGGACACGTGCGACATGAGCACGGCCTGACGCATACGCACGGTCGCCACGCCCATCCCCATGACCACCCGCAATCACACCCCCACGGGCACGACCACGAGCCTGCGCACGGCCTGCTCTCCCGCCTCCGCCACCTCCTCACCCCCCATTCCCACGAGACCGCCGACAAGCTCGATACGGCGCTGGAGTCCTCCGCGCGCGGACTGCGTGCGCTGTGGGCCTCGCTGGCCGTGCTCGGGGCGACGGCGCTGGCGCAGGCGGTGGTGGTCGTGCTGTCCGGTTCCGTGGCGCTGCTCGGCGACACCGTGCACAACGCGGCCGACGCGCTGACCGCCGTACCGCTCGGCATCGCCTTCGTCCTCGGGCGGCGTGCGGCCACACGCCGCTTCACCTACGGGTACGGCCGCGCGGAGGACCTCGCCGGGATCGTGGTCGTGCTGACGATCGCCGCCTCCGCCGCCTTCGCCGCCTGGACGGCGGTGGAACGACTGCTGGACCCACGCCCCGTGCAGCACGTCCCGGTCGTCGCCGTCGCGGCCGTCATCGGTTTCGCCGGCAACGAGTGGGTCGCCCGTCACCGCATCCGGGTGGGTCGCGCGATCGGTTCGGCCGCGCTGGTCGCGGACGGACTGCACGCGCGTACGGACGGCTTCACCTCGCTGGCGGTGCTGGTGGGCGCGGGCGGGGCGGCGCTCGGGTGGCAGCTCGCCGACCCGATCGTGGGACTGGCGATCACGGCCGCGATCGCGCTGGTACTGCGGGACGCGGCGCGCGAGGTCTTCCGTCGGGTGCTGGACGCCGTCGACCCGGCCCTGGTGGACCGGGCGGAGCGGGCGGTCGCGGAGGTGCCGGGTGTGCGTGAAGTGGGCGAGCTGCGGCTGCGCTGGATCGGACACCGGCTGCGCGCCGAGGTGGCGGTCGTGGTCGACGGCGAGGTGAGCGTACGGCGGGCGCACGCCATCGCGGTCGAGGCCGAACACGCCCTGCTGCACGCGGTACCGAGGCTCACGGCCGCCCTGGTGCACGCGGACCCGGCGCCTGCACCGGGCGAGGCGGACCCGCACCTGGCGCTGGCCCACCACGCCCGGAGTTGA
- a CDS encoding YbaK/EbsC family protein, with protein MRAPIGDFDHAVPAPDCLEELTGPVADAVRQWSGSVPAEQIVYVDTEPDWADTATFLEHYGKELLDQSANCVVVAGKRGSDTTLAACVVLSATRVDVNGVVRRRLGARKASFAPMDLATGETGMEYGGITPIGLPDGWPVLVDSRVVDLPYVLVGSGRRRGKLLVPGKAFAELPDAVVLEGLGV; from the coding sequence ATGCGCGCACCCATCGGAGACTTCGACCACGCCGTCCCGGCCCCCGACTGCCTCGAGGAACTCACCGGCCCCGTCGCCGACGCCGTACGCCAATGGAGCGGCAGCGTGCCCGCCGAGCAGATCGTGTACGTCGACACCGAGCCCGACTGGGCCGACACGGCGACCTTCCTCGAGCACTACGGCAAGGAGCTACTCGACCAGTCCGCCAACTGCGTCGTGGTCGCGGGCAAGCGCGGCAGCGACACGACGCTGGCCGCCTGCGTGGTCCTCTCGGCCACCCGGGTCGACGTCAACGGCGTGGTCCGCCGCCGACTCGGCGCCCGGAAGGCCTCGTTCGCGCCCATGGACCTGGCGACGGGGGAGACCGGGATGGAATACGGCGGCATCACCCCGATCGGACTGCCGGACGGCTGGCCGGTGCTGGTGGACTCCAGGGTCGTCGACCTGCCGTACGTCCTGGTGGGCAGCGGCCGGCGCCGCGGCAAGCTGCTGGTGCCGGGCAAGGCGTTCGCGGAGCTGCCGGACGCGGTGGTGCTGGAGGGCCTGGGCGTCTGA
- a CDS encoding helix-turn-helix domain-containing protein: MSDLELLTQSLARNVKRWRTERGFTLDALAARAGVSRGMLIQIEQARTNPSIGTVVKIGDALGVSVTTLLDYEQGPKVRIVPAEQAVRLWHTDAGSYNRLLAGTEAPGPLEMWDWRLMPGDRSPSDPHPVGTVELVHVTAGELTLTVDGVEHRVPTGASASFEASTPHTYANDGDVPMEMVMAVSVPPVR, encoded by the coding sequence GTGTCGGACCTCGAACTGCTGACCCAGTCCCTGGCGCGCAACGTCAAGCGGTGGCGTACCGAGCGGGGTTTCACCCTGGACGCCCTGGCCGCCCGCGCCGGAGTCAGCCGCGGCATGCTCATCCAGATCGAGCAGGCCCGCACCAACCCGAGCATCGGCACGGTCGTCAAGATCGGCGACGCCCTCGGCGTCAGCGTCACCACGCTGCTCGACTACGAGCAGGGCCCGAAGGTCCGCATCGTCCCGGCCGAGCAGGCCGTACGCCTGTGGCACACCGACGCCGGCAGCTACAACCGCCTCCTCGCCGGCACCGAGGCGCCCGGCCCGCTGGAGATGTGGGACTGGCGGCTGATGCCCGGGGACCGCAGCCCCTCGGACCCGCACCCCGTCGGCACGGTGGAACTCGTCCACGTCACCGCCGGCGAGCTGACCCTCACCGTCGACGGCGTCGAGCACCGGGTCCCCACCGGCGCCAGCGCCTCCTTCGAGGCGAGCACCCCGCACACGTACGCCAACGACGGCGACGTCCCGATGGAGATGGTGATGGCGGTCTCGGTGCCGCCCGTGCGCTGA
- a CDS encoding DMT family transporter: MTALFALATSLLWGLADFGGGLLTRRMPALTVVVVSQTIAAAVLGAIVVGTGGWSEAGPRLWFALAAGLIGPVALLSFYQALALGPMGVVSPLATLSVAVPVGVGLFLGERPGLVQVAGILVAVAGVVLAGGPQLRGAPVQRKAFLLALVAALGFGTVFALIAEASTTVTGLFLALFVQRAANVAGGGAALYVALRRGAPALPAEGTPWRSLPALAFVGLADVAANGTYAIAAQHGPVTVAAVLASLYPVVTALAARGFLSERLRAVQAAGAGLALVGTVLLATG; the protein is encoded by the coding sequence ATGACAGCGCTCTTCGCCCTGGCCACCAGCCTTCTGTGGGGCCTGGCCGACTTCGGCGGCGGACTGCTGACCCGACGCATGCCGGCGCTGACCGTGGTCGTCGTCTCGCAGACGATCGCCGCGGCCGTGCTGGGGGCGATCGTGGTGGGCACGGGCGGCTGGAGCGAGGCAGGGCCACGGCTGTGGTTCGCGCTCGCCGCGGGCCTGATCGGCCCGGTCGCGTTGCTCTCCTTCTACCAGGCGCTCGCCCTCGGCCCGATGGGCGTGGTCTCCCCGCTGGCCACCCTGAGCGTGGCGGTCCCCGTCGGCGTCGGGCTGTTCCTCGGTGAGCGGCCCGGGCTGGTGCAGGTGGCGGGCATCCTGGTCGCCGTCGCCGGCGTCGTGCTCGCGGGCGGCCCCCAGCTCAGGGGCGCCCCGGTGCAGCGGAAGGCGTTCCTGCTGGCGCTCGTGGCCGCGCTCGGCTTCGGCACGGTGTTCGCGCTGATCGCGGAGGCGTCGACCACGGTCACCGGACTGTTCCTGGCGCTGTTCGTGCAGCGCGCCGCGAACGTCGCCGGAGGCGGAGCCGCCCTGTACGTCGCCCTGCGCAGGGGCGCCCCGGCGCTTCCTGCCGAGGGCACCCCCTGGCGTTCCCTGCCCGCGCTCGCCTTCGTCGGTCTGGCCGACGTCGCGGCCAACGGCACATACGCGATCGCCGCCCAGCACGGCCCGGTCACCGTGGCGGCGGTGCTCGCCTCGCTCTACCCCGTGGTCACGGCGCTCGCCGCGCGCGGCTTCCTCAGCGAACGGCTGCGCGCCGTGCAGGCGGCGGGCGCGGGCCTGGCCCTGGTGGGTACGGTCCTGCTCGCCACCGGCTGA
- a CDS encoding acyltransferase: MLRSRNTFSSWRRGLAQRAVHAGWAWVQRTGSVSAEHPGRFRFGAMGTGSRLAFPLGTVFGEPWIHLGAHCIIGEQVTLTAGLMPDLDLGPDPILRIGDGVVLGRGSHVIADTTVTIGSDCYFGPYVYVTSTNHSYDDPHEPIGKQWPRMEPVEIGPGCWIGTGAVILPGARIGRNVVVAAGAVVRGVVPDHAVVAGAPARVVRRWTREAGWQPPLRTPAPVPIPDGVTPDQLLALAELDEEDVARLAELEAES, encoded by the coding sequence GTGCTCAGGAGCAGGAACACGTTCTCATCATGGCGCCGTGGCCTCGCGCAGCGCGCCGTTCACGCGGGCTGGGCCTGGGTGCAGCGCACGGGGTCGGTCAGCGCGGAGCACCCCGGGCGCTTCCGCTTCGGCGCGATGGGAACAGGTAGCAGACTCGCCTTCCCGCTCGGCACGGTCTTCGGCGAGCCCTGGATCCACCTCGGCGCCCACTGCATCATCGGCGAGCAGGTGACGCTGACCGCGGGGCTCATGCCCGACCTGGACCTCGGCCCGGATCCGATCCTGCGCATCGGCGACGGCGTGGTCCTCGGCCGGGGCAGCCATGTCATCGCCGACACCACGGTCACGATCGGCAGTGACTGCTACTTCGGGCCGTACGTCTACGTGACCTCCACCAACCACTCCTACGACGATCCCCATGAGCCGATCGGCAAGCAGTGGCCCCGGATGGAGCCGGTGGAGATCGGGCCGGGCTGCTGGATCGGTACGGGCGCGGTGATCCTGCCGGGGGCGCGGATCGGGCGGAACGTGGTGGTGGCGGCCGGAGCGGTGGTACGGGGCGTCGTACCGGACCACGCGGTGGTGGCGGGGGCCCCTGCGCGGGTCGTACGGCGCTGGACGCGCGAGGCCGGCTGGCAGCCGCCGCTCAGGACCCCGGCCCCGGTCCCGATCCCGGACGGCGTCACGCCGGACCAGCTGCTGGCGCTGGCCGAACTGGACGAGGAGGACGTGGCCCGGCTCGCCGAGCTGGAGGCGGAATCCTGA
- a CDS encoding gamma carbonic anhydrase family protein encodes MTQKALITGIGGRDPKVDQEAFVSPTSVVIGDVTLHAGASVWYGAVLRGDVERIAVGASSNVQDNCTLHADPGFPVTVGERVSIGHNAVVHGATVEDDCLIGMGATVLNGAVIGAGSLVAAQALVPQGMRVPPGSLVAGVPAKVKRELTPEEREVITLNGTMYADLARAHREVHEEK; translated from the coding sequence ATGACGCAGAAGGCGCTGATAACGGGGATCGGCGGCAGGGATCCCAAGGTGGATCAGGAGGCGTTCGTGTCCCCCACGTCGGTGGTGATCGGGGACGTGACGCTGCACGCGGGCGCGAGCGTCTGGTACGGCGCGGTACTGCGCGGCGACGTCGAGCGGATCGCCGTCGGCGCGAGCAGCAACGTCCAGGACAACTGCACGCTGCACGCCGACCCGGGCTTCCCCGTCACCGTCGGCGAACGGGTCTCCATCGGGCACAACGCGGTGGTTCACGGCGCGACCGTGGAGGACGACTGCCTGATCGGCATGGGCGCCACCGTCCTCAACGGCGCGGTCATCGGCGCGGGCTCCCTCGTCGCCGCCCAGGCCCTGGTCCCACAGGGCATGCGGGTGCCCCCGGGCTCACTGGTGGCGGGCGTCCCCGCGAAGGTCAAGCGGGAGCTGACGCCCGAGGAGCGGGAGGTCATCACACTGAACGGCACGATGTACGCGGACCTGGCGCGGGCGCACCGCGAGGTGCACGAGGAGAAGTGA